A section of the Cinclus cinclus chromosome 27, bCinCin1.1, whole genome shotgun sequence genome encodes:
- the SMPD2 gene encoding sphingomyelin phosphodiesterase 2 encodes MEGEPTLRLRIFDLNCWAIRYLSKRRQERVRLIGDKLCQEGFDLVLLQEVWSEQDYSDLKAKLAGCYPFSHYFRSGVIGSGLCVFSRFPILDTLLYQYSLNGYPYMLQHGDWFCGKSVGLVIMKISGIIFNVYVTHLHAEYCRDKDAYLPHRLVQAWELAQFIRHTSKAADVVLLGGDLNMHPEDVGIQLLRGWTGLRDAFAEATRFEGCKNGCTLVPDNCFTDKSEMLPFPLGIRIDYILYKAISSFTVKCEELKTTTGPAPGMAIPFSDHEAVMATLHIQRQGQPAGATLGTADLALADVVTEARTEVGVGLRAAQQQRYSWGRMAVLALLLLLLQAAAALGTLAGLGVEQPFPKLSFCLLAFLSLGVLILATGLHMFHTMEVKMLHGTEDQMWMALRTLQERPSEG; translated from the exons GGCCATCCGCTACCTGAGCAAGCGGCGGCAGGAGCGCGTCCGGCTCATCGGGgacaagctgtgccaggagggcTTTGAcctggtgctgctccaggag GTGTGGAGCGAGCAGGACTACAGTGACCTGAAGGCGAAACTAGCAGGCTGTTATCCCTTCTCCCATTACTTCCGCAG TGGGGTGATCGGCAGCGGCCTCTGCGTCTTCTCCAGATTCCCCATTCTGGACACGCTCCTCTACCAGTACTCACTGAATGGGTACCCCTATATG CTCCAGCATGGGGACTGGTTCTGTGGCAAGTCCGTCGGTCTCGTCATTATGAAGATTTCAGGGATCATCTTCAATGTCTATGTCACCCAT CTGCATGCAGAGTACTGCCGGGACAAGGACGCCTACCTGCCTCACCGCCTGGTGCAGGCCTGGGAGCTGGCACAGTTCATCCG ACACACCTCAAAGGCAGCAGATGTGGTGCTGCTAGGAGGGGACCTGAACATGCACCCTGAAGATGTGGGCATCCAGCTGCTGCGTGGCTGGACGGGGCTGCGGGATGCCTTTGCTGAGGCCACACGCTTTGAG GGCTGTAAGAATGGTTGCACCCTTGTCCCTGACAACTGCTTCACTGACAAATCAGAGATGCTGCCCTTCCCGTTGGGCATCCGCATTGACTACATCCTCTACAAG GCCATCTCCAGCTTCACGGTGAAGTGTGAAGAGCTGAAGACCACCACGGGGCCAGCCCCAGGCATGGCCATCCCCTTCTCAGACCATGAAGCCGTGATGGCAACACTGCACAtccagaggcagggacagcctgCGGGTGCCACCCTTGGTACAGCTG accTGGCACTGGCAGATGTGGTGACGGAGGCACGGACAGAGGTGGGCGTGGGGCTGCGGGCGGCGCAGCAGCAGCGCTACTCCTGGGGCAGGATGGccgtgctggccctgctgctgctgctgctccaggccGCAGCTGCACTGGGCACGCTGGCTGGACTGGGAGTAGAGCAGCCCTTCCCCAAGCTCTCCTTCTGCCTGCTGGCCTTCCTCTCCCTCGGTGTCCTCATCCTTGCCACTGGTCTCCACATGTTTCATACCATGGAGGTGAAGATGCTGCATGGCACTGAGGATCAGATGTGGATGGCACTGCGGACCCTGCAGGAGCGCCCCAGCGAAGGCTGA
- the MICAL1 gene encoding F-actin-monooxygenase MICAL1 — protein sequence MSVPADEPGNPAHAIFERFLRAGECREVLGCFVELCQQLGLHGSGLQLYHGLKAALNYWNAKALWSKLDKKAGHKDYDQGTACAGTKCLVVGAGPCGLRVAIELALLGARVVLLEKRDSFSRNNVLHLWPFTIHDLRALGAKKFYGRFCTGTLDHISIRQLQLILLKVALLLGVEVHINVRFEGLVPPAGKAGGWQAVLQPSSSPLTHYEFNILISAGGGKFVPEGFKRKETRGKLAIGITTNFINRHSRAEVEVAEISGVARIYNQKFFQNLYNKTGIDLENIVYYKDDTHYFVMTAKKQSLLKKGVILQDKADIESLLSPENVNRDALLSYAKEAANFSTNYCLPELEFALNHRDLPDVDMFDFTCMTRSENAALVREHNGSRLLLGLVGDCLVEPFWPLGTGVARGFLAAFDAAWMVRQWEAGIPPLEVLAERESIYQHLSQTSPDNTNKNISQYSIDPTTRYPNINLQAIKASQVRDLYLVGMVEVDSKRKSDNRLSTAAPGAVCDELLSWCQASTAGYPGVNVTNFSTSWTSGLALCALIHHFRPDLVDFYSVGSQDAIQANQIMLDIAEQELGIQPVLSSVEMATMTEPDRLDLITYLSHFYQVFRTSPEVEVSKKPLSPGGTRGALLFLSKLQKSQNLAHKRAQESAQKDTETKKSRRDTELDTGLDGDTPDSAHELPQTIVMDPGQPPRERTGENSDACYFCGRRVYILERASAEGRFFHHGCFQCRRCGATLRLGDYAFDEEDGNFYCSLHYPNPPSMNLVRDEAPALPDGDAAAASAAHPPSDAESLCVSPMEWAPSSLQPTPAAAQAGEEPGKVEDTAGADDMEEQELLTQPGGDMREEEVPRAEPQQTAEEGEESGGRRKIILTPLEKLSLSTLNLTSEAEPEPPLKPAHLRPQAVPGALPALWQGQGTWKEEEKIDMEKDLDESDSEEKEEEEEEDEDEDEDEDEDEDEEEECTGLGIVKELYPDPREEEKYPTWKRTLARRAREFQMKKFCRAQAIQRRLEEIEVTFRELEQQGIKLEKLLRDENESPADQQTQWTNQLLYLVQKKNNLMTEESDLMIAVQELKLEEQQCQLDEKLRSYMNKEDTLKTPEDEKAEQEILKQLVEVVNKRNVLIQFQEEKRLSELQA from the exons ATGAGTGTGCCGGCTGACGAGCCGGGCAACCCGGCCCATGCCATCTTTGAGAGGTTCCTGCGTGCCGGGGAGTGCCGGGAGGTGCTGGGCTGCTTtgtggagctgtgccagcagctggggctgcacgGCAGTGGGCTGCAGCTCTACCACGGCCTCAAGGCTGCCCTCAACTATTGGAATGCCAAGGCTTTATGGAGCAAGCTGGATAAGAAAGCTGGGCACAAGGACTATGACCagggcacagcctgtgctggcactAAG TGCCTGGTGGTGGGTGCTGGCCCCTGTGGGCTGCGGGTGGCCATCGAGCTGGCGCTGCTGGGTGCCcgtgtggtgctgctggagaagcGCGACTCCTTCTCCCGCAACAACGTCCTGCACCTCTGGCCCTTCACCATCCACGATCTGCGGGCACTGGGAGCCAAGAAATTCTATGGGCGCTTCTGCACTGGCACGTTGGACCACATCA GTATCCGGCAGCTCCAGCTGATCCTGCTGAAGGTGGCTTTACTCCTGGGGGTGGAGGTGCACATCAATGTGCGGTTCGAGGGCCTTGTTCCTCCTGCAGGGAAAGCAG GAGGCtggcaggctgtgctgcagcccagtTCCTCTCCCCTCACCCACTACGAGTTCAACATCCTCATCTCAGCTGGCGGTGGCAAATTTGTCCCTGAAG GGTTCAAGCGGAAGGAGACACGTGGGAAGTTGGCCATTGGCATCACCACCAACTTCATCAACCGCCACAGCCGGGCTGAGGTGGAGGTGGCTGAGATCAGCGGCGTGGCCCGAATCTACAACCAGAAGTTCTTCCAGAACCTCTACAACAAAACGG GCATTGACCTGGAAAACATCGTGTACTACAAGGATGACACTCACTATTTCGTCATGACGGCCAAGAAGCAGAGCCTGCTCAAGAAGGGGGTCATCCTCCAG GACAAAGCGGACATCGAGAGCCTCCTGTCCCCAGAGAATGTGAACCGGGATGCCCTCCTTAGCTATGCCAAAGAAGCTGCCAACTTCTCCACCAACTACTGCCTGCCTGAACTGGAGTTTGCCCTCAACCACCGGGACCTGCCGGATGTTGACATGTTTGACTTCACCTGCATGACGCGCTCGGAGAACGCGGCGCTGGTGCGGGAGCACAACGGGAGCCgtctgctcctggggctggtgGGCGACTGCCTGGTGGAG ccctTCTGGCCGCTGGGCACTGGGGTGGCCAGGGGCTTCCTTGCCGCCTTTGACGCAGCATGGATGGTGCGGCAGTGGGAGGCTGGGATCCCCCCGCTGGAGGTGCTGGCCGAGAG GGAGAGCATCTACCAGCACCTTTCGCAGACATCCCCTGACAACACCAACAAGAACATCAGTCAGTACAGCATCGACCCGACCACACGCTACCCCAACATCAACCTGCAGGCAATCAAAGCCAGCCAG GTCAGGGACCTTTACCTCGTGGGCATGGTGGAGGTGGACTCCAAGAGGAAGAGTGACAACCGGCTCAGCACTG cagcccctggagctgtcTGTGatgagctgctgagctggtgccaggccagcacagctggatACCCTGGTGTGAACGTGACCAACTTCAGCACCTCCTGGACCAGTGGCTTGGCCCTCTGTGCCCTCATCCACCACTTCCGCCCGGACCTGGT GGACTTTTACTCTGTGGGCTCCCAGGATGCCATTCAGGCCAACCAGATTATGCTGGACatagcagagcaggagctgggcatcCAGCCTGTCCTCTCCAGTGTTGAGATGGCCACCATGACAGAGCCGGACCGCCTGGACCTCATCACCTACCTCAGCCACTTCTATCAAGTTTTCAGGACCTCTCCAG AGGTGGAGGTCAGCAAGAAGCCACTGTCTCCCGGTGGCACGCGAGGggccctcctcttcctcagcaaGCTGCAGAAGAGCCAGAACCTGGCACACAAACGTGCCCAG GAAAGTGCCCAGAAGGACACAGAGACCAAGAAGAGCCGCAGGGACACTGAG CTGGACACGGGGCTGGATGGAGACACTCCGGACAGTGCCCACGAGCTGCCGCAAACCATCGTGATGGACCCAGGGCAG CCACCGAGGGAGAGGACAGGGGAGAACAGTGACGCCTGCTACTTCTGTGGGCGCCGCGTGTACATCCTGGAGCGAGCCAGCGCCGAGGGACGCTTCTTCCACCATGGCTGCTTCCAGTGCCGGCGCTGCGGGGCCACGCTGCGCCTGGGCGACTACGCCTTCGACGAGGAGGATG GTAATTTTTACTGCTCGCTGCACTACCCCAACCCACCCAGCATGAACCTGGTCCGGGATGaggctccagcactgcctgatGGG gatgctgctgctgcttctgctgcccaCCCACCCTCAGATGCTGAAAGCTTATGTGTGTCCCCCATGGAGTGGGCACCCAGTTCACTTCAGCCCACTCCAGCAGCCGCACAGGCAGGGGAAGAGCCTGGGAAAGTTGAGGACACTGCAGGTGCTGATGACATGGAGGAGCAGGAGTTGCTGACACAGCCTGGGGGTGATATGAGGGAAGAGGAggttcccagagcagagccccaacagacagcagaggagggtgaggagagtgggggcaggaggaagatcATCCTTACACCACTGGAGAAGCTCAGTCTATCCACACTGAACCTCACCAGTGAAGCAGAGCCTGAGCCTCCACTGAAGCCAGCTCATCTGCGGCCCCAAGCTGTACCTGGggccctccctgccctgtggcagggacaaggcacctggaaggaggaggagaaaattgACATGGAAAAAG ATTTGGATGAGAGTGACAgcgaggagaaggaggaggaagaggaagaggatgaggatgaggatgaggatgaggatgaggatgaggatgaggaggaggaatgCACAGGCCTTGGCATTGTGAAAGAATTG TACCCAGACcccagggaagaggagaaataCCCCACCTGGAAGCGCACACTGGCCCGCCGGGCCAGGGAATTCCAGATGAAGAAGTTCTGTAGAGCCCAG GCCATCCAGAGGCGGCTGGAGGAGATCGAGGTGACATTCCGGGAACTGGAGCAACAGGGCATCAAGTTGGAAAAGTTACTCCGGGATGAGAATG AGAGCCCGGCTGACCAGCAGACACAGTGGACAAAccagctgctgtacctggtgCAGAAGAAGAACAATCTGATGACTGAGGAGTCAGACCTCATGATCGC AGTGCAGGAACtgaagctggaggagcagcagtgtCAGCTTGACGAGAAGCTCCGGAGTTACATGAACAAGGAGG ATACCCTGAAGACACCTGAGGATGAGAAGGCTGAGCAGGAGATCCTGAAGCAGCTGGTGGAGGTGGTGAATAAGCGGAATGTCCTCATCCAGTTTCAGGAGGAGAAGCGGCTCAGCGAGCTGCAGGCTTGA